The DNA sequence agcaatatggtttccgggctctaaagcgttatcctttccacctacagtcaccatatcatacatatggactacccatgggatgaagatgttccctatcgattttggggtcaaaaggtcaaaggtcaagcgcactggacatcgaagtagcaatatggtttccgggctctaaagcgttatcctttccaacttcagtcaccatatcatacatatggactacccatgggatgaagatgttccctatcaattttggggtcaaaaggtcaaaggtaaagtgcactggacatcgaagtagcaatatggtttccgggctctaaagcgttatcctttccacctacagtcaccatatcgtatatatggactacccatgggatgaagatgttccctatcgattttggggtcaaaaggtcaaaggtcacgcgcactggacatcgaagtagcaatatggttcggtttgtcatgccatttgttttttacactcagaaaagaggtagtttatacctattaccaacgcCCTTTGGGAGACTGGGGTAAgaggggggtattcttagtgagcattgctcacagtacctcttgttcaaacatgcattgataaaatgataaaaaatcatatcgatactgacaattttgaacaatttgactGCATCAATTTGCTCTCAACCGCGCTTTGAGGATCATCCGAAATTCAAAAGCTTCTTCATATGAAACACatttacatcacgtgatttttaatgacagcaaaggtgttgtgtagaaAAGTATTCAAATACACCTTAGGGGGTCCACACTTACCTTATTCCCTGCTTCTTAcgtaattataaatcattattttaacagAAGCCCTTCATTGTTCCTATTTACCAATGTTTTTGAACTAATACGTCACGTCttcagatataaaaaaaaaaaacactttcaAAGCAGTGTTTTCACTAGTCCCAGTGGCAGATTTAAAGGGGGCCAGGACTTTTTTCGGGACAAATTGTGAGTAAAACTCCAGATTTTATCTGGCCCTCAAAATGGCTTCAAGTactttggctaatacttgactttcacatgccccccttcggaaatcctggatccgtcACTGAGTTCCACGTGCGTTTCTCATAGCTCTtggttttccaacggtcatactgatctCAACGTAAATTTTtgttcacgtatgagttttatctcatcctgtttttacctcttttctcgcagaatctgtcaaaattctgggTCTATCACTaaactttctctcactggacgacatgccgTACTGTTTACCGTcaatgcgcatgcgtctgaagaccgaaaGTAGGAGATTCAATGTtctttgtataggccatcaacaagtgttaatttttgtgttgttaaaacgagaattttcaactttagataagtgttatattcgcaaagttcatacattcaactATGCAACAAAATTTGAGAAAGCTCTGGGGAAATATTgacatttcatgatttttgcgcagaATGAGTTGTAGTTTCTCTTTAAATGCACTGTGTCCAATGTTTTACCATTGCAATATTCTTTACCTGAACTCTTGATATGTTTCTGTTTGTATAAAGGGTGATCTCTTATACAGCGTATAAAGGGCATTATGTTTAGTGGGCACTGTATCTATAGACAGCACTGTGTCTATAGAGGGCATTGTGTCTATATAGTGCACTGTATCTATAGAAGGCACTGTGTCTATAGAGGGTGCTGTGTCTATAGAGGGCACTGTGTATATCGAGGGTACTGTATCTATCGAAGGCACTGTGTCTATAGAGGGCACTGTGTTTATAGAGGGCGCTGTGTTTATAGAGGGCACTGTGTCTATATAGGACAATGTGTTTATAGAAGGCTCTGTGTCTATAGAGGACAATGTGTCTATAGAGGTCACTGTGTTTACAGAGGGCACTGTCTCTATTATACAGAGCACTGTGTTTATAGAGGGCACTGTGTCTATAGAGgtcgctgtgatttgatgtatattgtttgttatggtaaaattttgtaaataagtgTTATACCTGATTAATGTAACAAACGACGAAAAGCGAATGTTCGTAATACCAAGCCAAAGAGCGTCCTATCTTGGTCACTTATAAGTTTGTCTCTGGATTTATATTTTCGAAGCATACGTTCAGAACATGCCAGACCGTAGGCATGTTCAGCTGATGAAATTGCACATGGCGTCTGTTCATCCGATTAAACATCAGAATTTCTGTTTGCATTACTGGGAGTGACTTGGAGATGGTAATTAATATAATTATGATTTGAGAATACGCACTACATCCCGCTGGTATTGACGTGAATCAATTTTGATATACGGTTTGTGTCATTAATATACTAGGAGAACGTATGACATTGAAAGTTAAGGTAACAGCTCGTTTATAGCCGGCTCTCCCCAGCCTGACTATCAATAAATAGGTTAAATATTGTGAATTAGTATGAAATTTGGTTAAAAGGTGAGCATAAACCACGTGGTTTTGTGGTAGTGAATTCTATTTTCACTTTACCTTGTTAATATGGGTTGCATATTTTTACTTTGAGgattttctattttgatattttacagtaaaTCAGGAGTGCAGATTTATAAAATGGAGAACATCTCGGAGAGGGCCAACTTAACCGACTTCCGGTGCACAATGACAAACAGCAGCGTAGAATCTTACATCTGCATCATCTCGGAATTTGCACCAATGACCATTTGGTTCGATCGCTACATGACCATATTCTGGTACTGTCTGGGAATAACCGGAAACTCTTTGACCATCAAAATATGGTCAAAACGCGTGAGCCGGACAAACATGTCTGCGATGTATCTAATCGTCCTCGCTGTCACCGATTTATTTTATCTGTTACTTCATGTGATACAGGAATTGAAATTTGCATGGGGATTCCCTACAACCGACGTGAACGGGTGGTGCCAGCTCTACTTTGTACTCTATatgtttacaatgtatatgagtCCACTTTTAATTCTTGGATTTACTATCGAACGGTTTCTGTCGATTATAACCCCATTCAAAAGTCAGAGATTTTCCATCACTAACCGCGGTCCGTTCGAGATCAGCGGGATCACTCTGCTTGCTCTTTTATTAGCTTTGCCTCAGATATTTTCGTGGGAAATACAGCGGGGCGAATGTCAGGGACCGGATCACCAATTCCATGCCGTTTGGTCCTGGATTTCAGACAGCCTCGTTTTTGTTATCTTCCCAGTGACGTCACTTGTTTTGAATTCTGTGGTAATGAAGGCAGCTTCCAAGGCCGCTAAAAAGCGGCAGAGCACATTACCTATCTGTCGGGGGAACTCCACGCCCGATAGATCCACCCGCCAAAACAAAAGTAAACTTAGTCCCTCCACCTTAACATTAATGTGTGTTTCATTTTACAGAATCATAACTGTTATACCGGTGACCATACTATTTGCTCTTCAAAGGGAATTCAATTATGGTAGATTCGACCTCTCCTTGTCTCAGATCGAGCATGACCGTGTGTGGGAAAACCACTTTATGTGGTACCGAGCGAAGAAAACCGTGGATGAGATTGGCCTGTCTCAATATTGCTGtaacatatttatatatctaataACCGCCAGTCACTTTCGGCATGAGATGAAGAAACTTTTCTATTTCGTGCCTTTTATGCGATCAGACGGATTTGACAGCACTTTCAACAGAACCTCAGTGGAAATGAGCtttctgaaaaataaatcaaaggATGATATTTAAAGTCACACGTTGACAAGTTATTTATCAAGACTGTACTGTTTTCATTAACAAATggaatttttgtcattttccgACTACTAAGTGGGTGTATTTTCATAATATAAGTAAATCGTGAATTTCCATTGTCATCGTGAAGTGATTCAGTCTGTATTGAGTATTGTACTACAACAGGAAACATTTGGTAATCTATTTCACAAATCATCTTTGATATGATTTCTTGCTGTACTCCGTCTATTGTTACACAGCTGTTGCTGGAACTCGTGCAGGACTTGGCCATGGTGTGACTTGTGTTCAATGCATAACAAATGAGTGCTCTGTCTGTGACGTCATgactttgtattctttataggatttatgagattgatcactgatccaatcattatgattttaattaaacCTTCAATCTGTTGGCATGACAAACATTAACACGATAAATGTAAGATTAATAGGAAATCTGTTTTCTATTCCAATTATATTATTTAGAATtaagaaaattttgtttattttcaggCACGTAGAATACTTTTTTGACATTGAGCATTTTTATTTCTTActttattacattgtattttgtgatgcaaataaagatatattgggtgcCCCCACCCCCAACTATTTCTAAAAGAGCGTAAGCTTGAAAGTTGTCGATGTGTGAgcgtcccccccccccggggggttTCATTCAGAAAATGAAGTTTGGGGGTTCTTGTTTTGAGACACAGTCATAGTATATGATTCCAACCTCATGCCACCTTACGGAATAGGATTTTGAAGATCAGGAAAACCCTTTTTTGGCTTGTCAAGATTCATTGACGAGTTAACTTCCAAGTTTTCctcacacacgcacacacacacaccttgaAAAACGATGATGCGTGCCAGGGTCCCTTTcagaatttctcactcatattgagacgtcaccagctgtaggcgaAGTGCTACAAACTTGACGACCAGGGTCCAGTTTCATAAAACTTTCCTAAGATATATCTTAAGATATGTCGTAAGATATTCTTAAGTTCTAACTTACGAATTTCCTAAGAATATCCACAACTGTTTCACGAAACGTTCATAAGAAATCTCTTTTCCTAAGATGTATCTTAAATATGTGTAAATCAAAACAGGTGATCAGTGTTTTCAGATTTTGCATTAACAGTTTAAATACCGGTAGTGAATAAATGGCTTGTGTAaattaatcattaaaaaatgataattgatagAAAACCTTATTAGATACACACTATACAAGCAATTAAGTTTGGCATTGGTACATAGTTTcagagagggggagggggaggggggctgtCACCTGTTTCAGCCCGatattgcaactacatgtagaaATTCAACACATTTCCAATAATTGACGGTCTGTCAtgtttcaatgattttattgtTCAACTCACTATCCAATTCAACGAATAAATCGAGCCCCACAACCCATGCCGTGCTCGAAATGTAAACATGTCGCAGtcaaaaagaaatcaaaatatcttAACGGCAGAAATATAAATCTTAACTGAGGaggtagaaaaaagaaaagaagtgtTATATCCAAACAGTACTCCAGCGTGACAAATTCAGCTAAAAAAAGACAATGGGAAGAAATTACAGCAAAGGTAAACGTAGTTAATACCTCCCAAGAAAGGACAGTtgatgagctaaaaaaaaatggagCTGCTTAACGAGCGATACGAAAAGAGAGATGGCGTTGAATAGACGAGAACAGCGAAAAACTGGCGGTGGCCCCCTGCCCAGAGAAGTAGAAATCACTCAAATAGAGGACAAAATCCAAGCTATAATTGGAAACACGTGCGTTTCTGGGATTTCGGGTGGGGTTGATACTTTCGATAAGGAACCTTCAAGTTCCACTAAGCCCTCTGCATCTCCTTCAGACATCTTGACGTAGTTAGGGCTCATGTTTGAAAGTAAAGAAGAAACATCTCTAACTATTCTGGAAACGTTGGACTTACTGATGCCGTGGAGATCAGCAGTCACCAATTGGAAATTCCCCGTGGCATAAAACCTGAGGGCAGCCATGACTTTTAACGATGTTGGCAATGATTGGGACCTACGAGTGTGTCTTTTCAAATCGTTTTCCATCATTTGGCATAAGTCGATGATCAAATGAAGTGGTagtttaaattttgaaacaatCTCCATGTCGTTCATATAATCTAAAGGATTCTTTCCATCTCTGAATTGTCTTTCTCGTCTAAGTTGACGATGACACAGCAAAATAAAGGCCGCCGCCATATTAGTTTGGACTTAAGACACCTACTTACCTGTCGTAAAGTTACGAAAGAACTTATGAAAATCCTAAGATACGACATTTTTTGTGAAACGGATAAGGAATGAACTTAGGAAAAATTTATGTCTTAAGTtagatcttagtcgtaagttagttttgtgaaactggccCCAGGGCCGCAACA is a window from the Ostrea edulis chromosome 5, xbOstEdul1.1, whole genome shotgun sequence genome containing:
- the LOC125650385 gene encoding C-C chemokine receptor type 1-like; this encodes MENISERANLTDFRCTMTNSSVESYICIISEFAPMTIWFDRYMTIFWYCLGITGNSLTIKIWSKRVSRTNMSAMYLIVLAVTDLFYLLLHVIQELKFAWGFPTTDVNGWCQLYFVLYMFTMYMSPLLILGFTIERFLSIITPFKSQRFSITNRGPFEISGITLLALLLALPQIFSWEIQRGECQGPDHQFHAVWSWISDSLVFVIFPVTSLVLNSVVMKAASKAAKKRQSTLPICRGNSTPDRSTRQNKSKLSPSTLTLMCVSFYRIITVIPVTILFALQREFNYGRFDLSLSQIEHDRVWENHFMWYRAKKTVDEIGLSQYCCNIFIYLITASHFRHEMKKLFYFVPFMRSDGFDSTFNRTSVEMSFLKNKSKDDI